One segment of Ficedula albicollis isolate OC2 chromosome 2, FicAlb1.5, whole genome shotgun sequence DNA contains the following:
- the DNAJC5B gene encoding dnaJ homolog subfamily C member 5B isoform X3, whose translation MSSRQELSSGTKQLLFTGGVPVLGLQKEIKKLALKYHPDKNPDNPEAAEKFKEINSAHATLTDLSKRNIYDKYGSLGLYVAEQFGEENVNTYFMLSSWWAKGLFAVCGLLTGCYLCCCLCCCFNCCCGKCKPKAPEGEQQEFCVSPEDLEEQIKNDMERDGETPITLQPTNVTEKTQLIGDSHRSYRTES comes from the exons ATGTCTTCCAGGCAGGAACTGTCATCTGGAACAAAGCAGTTACTTTTTACTGGAGGAGTACCTGTACTGGGACTTCAGAAGGAAATCAA aaaattgGCTCTGAAATATCATCCTGACAAGAATCCAGACAatccagaggctgcagaaaaatttaaagagaTCAACAGTGCTCATGCAACCCTGACTGATCTGTCCAAGCGAAACATATATGACAAGTATGGATCATTAGGGCTCTATGTGGCAGAACAGTTTGGTGAGGAAAATGTTAACACCTACTTCATGCTCTCAAGCTGGTGGGCAAAG GGCCTGTTTGCAGTCTGTGGTTTGCTGACTGGCTGctacctctgctgctgcctctgctgctgcttcaacTGCTGCTGTGGAAAGTGTAAACCGAAGGCACCCgagggggagcagcaggagttcTGTGTGTCTCCAGAAGATTTGGAAGAGCAAATTAAGAACGACATGGAAAGAG ATGGAGAAACTCCTATTACGCTGCAGCCGACCAATGTAACTGAGAAGACACAGCTGATTGGGGACAGCCACCGGAGCTATCGCACGGAGTCCTAG
- the DNAJC5B gene encoding dnaJ homolog subfamily C member 5B isoform X2, whose amino-acid sequence MCARGKRQELSSGTKQLLFTGGVPVLGLQKEIKKLALKYHPDKNPDNPEAAEKFKEINSAHATLTDLSKRNIYDKYGSLGLYVAEQFGEENVNTYFMLSSWWAKGLFAVCGLLTGCYLCCCLCCCFNCCCGKCKPKAPEGEQQEFCVSPEDLEEQIKNDMERDGETPITLQPTNVTEKTQLIGDSHRSYRTES is encoded by the exons ATGTGTGCCAGAGGCAAAAG GCAGGAACTGTCATCTGGAACAAAGCAGTTACTTTTTACTGGAGGAGTACCTGTACTGGGACTTCAGAAGGAAATCAA aaaattgGCTCTGAAATATCATCCTGACAAGAATCCAGACAatccagaggctgcagaaaaatttaaagagaTCAACAGTGCTCATGCAACCCTGACTGATCTGTCCAAGCGAAACATATATGACAAGTATGGATCATTAGGGCTCTATGTGGCAGAACAGTTTGGTGAGGAAAATGTTAACACCTACTTCATGCTCTCAAGCTGGTGGGCAAAG GGCCTGTTTGCAGTCTGTGGTTTGCTGACTGGCTGctacctctgctgctgcctctgctgctgcttcaacTGCTGCTGTGGAAAGTGTAAACCGAAGGCACCCgagggggagcagcaggagttcTGTGTGTCTCCAGAAGATTTGGAAGAGCAAATTAAGAACGACATGGAAAGAG ATGGAGAAACTCCTATTACGCTGCAGCCGACCAATGTAACTGAGAAGACACAGCTGATTGGGGACAGCCACCGGAGCTATCGCACGGAGTCCTAG